In Streptococcus respiraculi, one DNA window encodes the following:
- a CDS encoding L-lactate dehydrogenase, protein MTATKQHKKVILVGDGAVGSAYAYALVNQGIGQELGIVDINKDRTQGDAEDLSHALAFTSPKKIYSAEYSDAHDADLVVLTAGLPQKPGETRLQLIEKNLRINQQIVSEIVASGFNGIFLVAANPVDILTYSTWKFSGFPKERVIGSGTSLDSARFRQALAEKIGIDARSVHAYIMGEHGDSEFAVWSHANVAGVKLERWLQDNRDIDEQGLVDLFVSVRDAAYSIINKKGATYYGIGAALARITKAIFDDENAVLPLSVYQSGQYEGVEDVFIGQPAIIGAHGIVRPVNIPLSDAELQKMQASAKQLKEIMDDAFANPEIAASIKN, encoded by the coding sequence ATGACTGCAACTAAACAACATAAAAAAGTTATCCTTGTCGGTGATGGTGCCGTAGGTTCTGCATACGCTTATGCACTTGTCAACCAAGGAATTGGTCAAGAATTAGGTATCGTTGATATCAACAAAGACCGCACACAAGGTGATGCAGAAGATTTGAGCCACGCTCTTGCATTCACTTCACCTAAAAAAATCTACTCAGCTGAATATTCTGATGCACACGATGCAGATCTTGTTGTTCTTACAGCAGGTTTACCACAAAAACCAGGTGAAACTCGTCTTCAATTGATTGAGAAAAACCTCCGTATCAACCAACAAATCGTTAGCGAAATCGTTGCTTCTGGCTTCAACGGAATCTTCCTTGTTGCTGCTAACCCTGTTGATATCCTTACTTACTCAACATGGAAATTCTCAGGTTTCCCTAAAGAGCGTGTTATCGGTTCAGGTACCTCTCTTGACTCAGCTCGTTTCCGTCAAGCGCTGGCTGAAAAAATCGGTATCGATGCACGTTCAGTCCATGCCTACATCATGGGTGAGCATGGTGACTCAGAATTTGCGGTATGGTCACATGCAAACGTTGCGGGGGTTAAATTAGAGCGTTGGTTGCAAGATAACCGTGATATTGATGAGCAAGGTCTCGTTGACTTGTTTGTATCTGTTCGTGACGCGGCTTACTCAATCATCAACAAAAAAGGTGCAACTTACTACGGTATCGGTGCTGCACTTGCTCGTATCACAAAAGCTATCTTTGATGATGAAAATGCGGTACTTCCACTTTCTGTTTACCAATCAGGTCAATACGAAGGTGTTGAAGATGTCTTTATCGGACAACCAGCGATTATCGGTGCACACGGTATCGTTCGTCCAGTAAATATCCCATTGAGCGATGCTGAATTGCAAAAAATGCAGGCATCTGCTAAACAATTAAAAGAGATTATGGATGACGCATTTGCTAATCCAGAAATTGCAGCTTCAATTAAAAACTAA
- the gyrA gene encoding DNA gyrase subunit A: protein MHDKNLVDVNLTSEMKTSFIDYAMSVIVARALPDVRDGLKPVHRRILYGMNELGITPDKPHKKSARITGDVMGKYHPHGDSAIYEAMVRMAQWWSYRYMLVDGHGNFGSMDGDGAAAQRYTEARMTKIALEMLRDINKNTVNFADNYDASEREPEVLPARFPNLLVNGTTGIAVGMATNIPPHNLGETIEAVNLIIDNPEATTRDIMEVLPGPDFPTGALVMGKSGIHRAYETGKGSIVLRSRTEIEEYGNGRERIVVTEFPYMVNKTKVHEHIVRLVQEKRIDGITAVRDESNREGVRFVIEVRRDASANVILNNLFKLTQLQTNFSFNMLAIQNGVPKILSVRQILDAYVEHQKEVVTRRTQFDKEKAEARAHILEGLLIALDHIDEVIKVIRNSETDAIAQAELMTRFELSERQSQAILDMRLRRLTGLERDKIQSEYDELVALIADLADILAKPERVVQIIKDELEEIKRKYADLRRTELMVGEVLSLEDEDLIEEADVLITLSNQGYIKRLAQDEFHAQKRGGRGVQGTGVKDDDFVRELVSTSTHDRLLFFTNKGRVYRLKGYEIPEYGRTAKGLPVVNLLKLEENELIQTIINVTKEQEEGHYLFFTTRQGIVKRTSVAEFGNIRQNGLKALNLRDDDELINVFLTDGQTDVIMGSKFGYAVRFTETDVRNMSRIATGVRGMKLREGDCLVGAAVISDEQEVLVLTENGFGKRTPAIEYPTKGRGGKGIKTVKVAEKNGYLAGLTTISGDEDIMVITDTGVIIRTSVANISQTGRATMGVKVMRLDEEASIVTFALVDAADSKDSEEE from the coding sequence ATGCATGATAAAAATTTAGTAGATGTAAATCTGACCAGTGAAATGAAGACCAGTTTCATTGACTATGCAATGAGCGTTATCGTAGCTCGGGCTCTTCCTGATGTACGAGATGGTCTAAAACCCGTTCATCGTCGCATTTTGTATGGAATGAATGAATTGGGCATTACACCAGATAAGCCGCATAAAAAATCAGCCCGTATCACAGGGGATGTTATGGGTAAATACCACCCACATGGTGACAGTGCGATTTATGAGGCAATGGTGCGGATGGCGCAATGGTGGAGCTACCGTTACATGTTAGTAGATGGTCATGGAAACTTTGGTTCGATGGATGGAGACGGAGCAGCCGCACAGCGGTATACCGAGGCACGCATGACCAAAATTGCCCTCGAAATGCTACGCGATATCAATAAGAATACCGTTAACTTTGCTGACAACTACGATGCTAGTGAGCGTGAACCAGAGGTATTACCAGCTCGTTTCCCAAATCTCCTCGTCAATGGTACGACAGGGATTGCCGTTGGGATGGCGACTAATATCCCGCCCCACAATCTAGGTGAAACGATTGAAGCGGTGAACTTGATTATTGACAATCCAGAGGCGACGACTCGGGATATCATGGAAGTCTTGCCTGGTCCTGACTTTCCAACAGGCGCCCTTGTCATGGGAAAATCAGGTATTCACCGTGCCTATGAGACAGGAAAAGGCTCTATTGTTCTTCGTTCCAGGACAGAAATCGAAGAGTATGGCAATGGACGTGAACGCATCGTTGTAACAGAATTTCCTTACATGGTTAATAAGACCAAGGTTCATGAGCATATTGTTCGCTTGGTGCAGGAAAAGCGCATTGACGGGATTACCGCAGTTCGTGATGAATCCAACCGTGAAGGTGTCCGCTTTGTCATTGAGGTTCGACGTGATGCGTCAGCTAATGTCATTTTGAACAACCTTTTTAAGCTGACCCAACTGCAAACCAACTTTAGCTTTAATATGCTAGCCATTCAAAATGGTGTGCCAAAGATTCTCTCAGTTCGTCAAATTTTAGATGCTTATGTAGAGCACCAAAAAGAAGTGGTAACTCGCCGTACACAATTTGACAAGGAAAAAGCAGAAGCTCGCGCTCACATTTTAGAAGGGTTACTGATTGCACTTGACCATATTGATGAGGTCATCAAGGTCATCAGAAATAGTGAGACCGATGCGATTGCGCAGGCTGAGTTGATGACTCGCTTTGAACTATCAGAACGCCAAAGCCAAGCCATTCTTGATATGCGCCTTCGTCGTTTAACAGGTTTGGAACGCGACAAGATTCAGTCAGAATACGATGAATTGGTTGCCTTGATTGCAGACTTGGCAGATATTTTGGCAAAGCCAGAACGTGTCGTACAGATTATCAAGGACGAATTAGAAGAAATCAAACGTAAATACGCGGATCTTCGCCGAACAGAGCTAATGGTCGGAGAAGTGTTATCTCTAGAAGATGAGGACTTGATTGAAGAAGCAGATGTCTTAATTACTCTCTCAAATCAAGGCTACATCAAACGCCTTGCACAGGATGAATTCCATGCGCAAAAACGTGGAGGTCGTGGTGTTCAGGGAACAGGTGTCAAAGACGACGACTTCGTCCGTGAATTGGTTTCAACTAGCACCCATGATAGGCTCTTATTCTTTACCAACAAAGGGCGTGTTTACCGTCTGAAAGGGTACGAAATCCCTGAATATGGCCGCACCGCCAAAGGGCTTCCAGTTGTCAATCTCTTGAAATTGGAGGAAAATGAGTTGATTCAGACTATAATCAATGTGACCAAGGAGCAAGAAGAAGGCCACTATCTCTTCTTTACCACCCGTCAAGGGATTGTCAAAAGGACCAGCGTTGCTGAATTTGGCAATATCCGTCAGAATGGATTGAAAGCTCTCAATCTGAGAGATGATGATGAATTGATTAACGTTTTCTTGACAGATGGCCAAACAGATGTTATCATGGGGTCTAAATTCGGCTATGCCGTTCGTTTCACAGAGACAGATGTCCGCAATATGAGTCGTATCGCGACGGGTGTGCGGGGAATGAAACTCCGTGAAGGAGATTGCCTAGTCGGAGCAGCGGTCATTTCAGACGAACAAGAAGTTCTTGTGTTGACGGAAAATGGTTTCGGAAAACGCACGCCTGCGATAGAATATCCAACTAAAGGTCGTGGTGGTAAAGGAATTAAGACTGTTAAAGTCGCTGAGAAGAATGGTTACCTAGCAGGATTGACAACCATTTCAGGTGATGAAGATATCATGGTAATTACCGATACGGGTGTCATCATTCGGACAAGTGTCGCTAATATCTCCCAAACTGGTCGTGCGACCATGGGAGTTAAGGTCATGCGTCTAGATGAAGAAGCAAGTATCGTCACCTTTGCCTTGGTAGACGCTGCAGATTCTAAAGATTCAGAGGAAGAATAG
- a CDS encoding class A sortase has protein sequence MAKRSKESRKNGKRVSKLKSSLGRTILTVALLFIAFLLIFNTSIRNMVIAWNSNRYQVSQFTEEDLLKNKNAKSTFDFEQVNSISTEAVLKAQWEAQELPVIGGIAIPDLNVNLPIFKGVSNVSLMYGAGTMKETQEMGQGNYALASHHILGIVGASEALFAPLEKAKEGMKIYLTDKQNVYTYVVTEVKTVSPESIEIINDTEGQTEITLVTCADMDATMRTIVKGKLETSIPYKKVSKDILKHFEKKYNQVQL, from the coding sequence ATGGCAAAACGAAGCAAAGAAAGTAGAAAAAACGGAAAGCGTGTCAGTAAGCTTAAGTCTTCGCTTGGACGAACAATCTTAACAGTTGCTTTGTTGTTTATTGCATTCTTATTGATTTTTAACACCTCTATTCGCAACATGGTCATTGCCTGGAATAGCAATCGCTATCAGGTGAGCCAATTTACAGAGGAAGACTTATTAAAAAATAAGAATGCTAAATCAACATTTGATTTTGAACAAGTAAATTCTATTTCGACTGAGGCCGTCCTAAAGGCACAGTGGGAAGCTCAAGAACTTCCTGTCATTGGTGGAATTGCTATTCCTGATTTGAATGTCAATTTACCAATTTTTAAAGGTGTGTCTAATGTTTCGCTCATGTATGGCGCAGGAACGATGAAGGAAACGCAAGAAATGGGGCAGGGCAACTATGCTCTTGCCAGCCATCATATTTTGGGAATTGTTGGCGCCAGTGAAGCTCTCTTTGCACCGCTCGAAAAAGCCAAAGAAGGGATGAAGATTTACTTAACCGATAAGCAGAACGTGTACACCTACGTTGTGACAGAGGTGAAGACTGTCTCTCCAGAGAGTATTGAGATAATCAATGATACTGAGGGACAAACTGAAATTACGCTCGTGACATGTGCGGATATGGATGCGACCATGCGAACAATCGTCAAAGGAAAACTGGAAACAAGTATTCCATATAAGAAAGTTTCCAAAGATATTCTGAAGCATTTTGAAAAGAAATACAACCAAGTTCAACTATAG
- the radC gene encoding RadC family protein, translating into MYKIAFKEERLLPRERLLEVGAERLSNQELLAIFIRTGTKKQPVSAVSHNLLAKIDNLAMLKDLSIAELQELTGIGQVKAIEIKAMIELGRRINQSELLIEEQIVGSELLARKMIQEFGSKKQEHLVAIYLDTQNKIISQRTIFIGSVNRSIAEPREILHYAVKCMATSIIIVHNHPSGFVQPSRNDIAFTEALKKSCDMLGLILLDHLIVGKSSYYSLREENQLD; encoded by the coding sequence ATGTATAAGATTGCATTTAAAGAGGAACGTTTATTGCCACGGGAAAGGTTATTAGAAGTAGGAGCTGAGCGACTCAGCAACCAAGAACTGCTCGCGATTTTTATTCGTACAGGTACAAAAAAACAACCTGTTTCTGCTGTCTCACATAATCTATTAGCAAAGATTGACAACCTTGCTATGCTAAAGGATTTATCCATTGCAGAATTACAGGAGTTAACAGGAATTGGTCAGGTTAAGGCGATTGAAATAAAAGCGATGATTGAGCTCGGCAGAAGAATCAATCAGTCTGAGTTGCTTATCGAGGAACAAATTGTTGGTAGCGAGTTACTTGCAAGAAAAATGATTCAAGAATTTGGTTCTAAAAAACAGGAGCATTTAGTCGCAATTTATCTAGATACCCAGAATAAAATTATCAGTCAACGCACCATTTTTATTGGCAGTGTCAATCGTAGTATCGCAGAGCCACGCGAAATTTTACACTACGCTGTTAAATGTATGGCAACCTCCATCATTATTGTTCATAATCATCCGTCAGGTTTTGTTCAACCGAGTCGCAATGATATCGCATTTACAGAGGCACTAAAAAAGTCCTGCGATATGCTAGGACTCATATTGTTAGATCATTTAATTGTCGGAAAGTCAAGCTACTATAGCTTACGCGAGGAAAATCAGCTTGACTAA
- a CDS encoding gamma-glutamyl-gamma-aminobutyrate hydrolase family protein, with translation MKPIIGISGNEFNNASDDTEPLLAYAATSFVQAVEDAGGVPLILPIVSPDTAKIYISMIDKLILTGGQNVLPYYYGQEKTIDSDNYHAKRDAFDLALIREAIAQQKPILGICRGMQLFNVAMGGTLHQAIPNHWQTIAANTPSQTIQLVAETALARIYGEQAQVNSFHRQALDQVAPSLQVIGQAADGIIEAVLMTENVSFLGVQWHPEMLYQTCPKSQKLFRYFVQEY, from the coding sequence ATGAAACCCATTATCGGCATTTCGGGCAATGAGTTTAACAATGCTAGCGATGATACAGAGCCACTTTTAGCATATGCTGCTACTAGTTTTGTACAGGCCGTTGAAGATGCTGGTGGCGTTCCGCTAATCCTACCTATCGTATCTCCTGATACTGCAAAAATATACATCAGCATGATTGATAAGCTCATCTTGACTGGTGGGCAGAATGTCCTACCCTACTATTATGGACAAGAAAAGACGATTGATAGTGATAATTACCACGCCAAACGCGACGCCTTTGATCTTGCTCTTATTCGAGAAGCGATAGCGCAGCAAAAACCGATTTTAGGCATCTGTCGTGGAATGCAGCTCTTCAATGTTGCTATGGGGGGAACCTTGCACCAAGCCATTCCCAATCATTGGCAGACGATTGCTGCTAATACTCCTTCTCAGACCATCCAACTAGTAGCTGAGACAGCACTGGCTAGGATTTATGGAGAGCAAGCGCAAGTCAATTCCTTCCACAGACAAGCCTTGGATCAAGTCGCACCTAGTTTACAAGTCATCGGTCAGGCGGCTGATGGAATCATAGAGGCTGTTCTCATGACGGAAAACGTCTCTTTTCTCGGTGTTCAATGGCATCCTGAAATGCTCTACCAAACTTGCCCAAAATCGCAAAAATTGTTCAGATACTTCGTACAAGAATATTAG
- a CDS encoding redox-sensing transcriptional repressor Rex yields MKNEKKSAIPRATAKRLSIYYRIFKRFHAGNIEKASSKEIAEAIGIDSATVRRDFSYFGELGRRGFGYDVKKLMDFFADILNDNSITNVMLIGVGNMGRALLHYRFHERNKMKIVMAFEADGHPAVGTIDENVPIYAISEIEEKIKEANAQTAILTVPSSKAQEVANVLVKAGVKGILSFSPVNLSVPKDVVVQYVDLTSELQTLLYFMRKG; encoded by the coding sequence GTGAAGAACGAAAAAAAATCTGCTATCCCTCGTGCTACTGCCAAACGTTTATCAATCTACTATCGCATCTTCAAACGATTCCATGCTGGAAATATTGAAAAGGCTAGTTCAAAAGAAATTGCTGAAGCTATCGGTATTGATTCTGCTACTGTTCGCCGTGACTTCTCCTACTTTGGTGAACTCGGTCGGCGTGGATTTGGTTATGATGTCAAAAAATTAATGGATTTCTTTGCAGATATCCTAAACGACAATTCGATTACAAACGTCATGCTAATCGGGGTCGGAAATATGGGACGTGCTCTCCTTCATTACCGTTTCCATGAACGCAATAAAATGAAAATCGTCATGGCTTTTGAAGCAGATGGGCATCCAGCAGTCGGTACAATTGATGAAAATGTACCCATTTACGCTATCTCTGAAATTGAAGAAAAAATCAAAGAAGCCAATGCTCAAACTGCTATTTTGACAGTGCCAAGTAGCAAGGCGCAGGAAGTTGCCAACGTTCTTGTAAAAGCGGGTGTCAAAGGAATTTTGAGCTTCTCTCCTGTCAATCTGTCTGTTCCTAAAGATGTTGTCGTTCAATATGTAGATTTGACAAGCGAATTACAGACCCTCCTTTACTTCATGAGAAAGGGTTAA
- a CDS encoding DUF4649 family protein yields the protein MIELRYQDSYQQIRSQTFENFDALLLAFSGCVTIPDHLKVLSLTQDGKDLGYQGLIGDLYRYLQAINSVNE from the coding sequence ATGATTGAATTACGTTATCAAGATTCTTACCAACAAATTCGCTCACAAACTTTTGAGAATTTTGATGCTCTACTGCTTGCCTTCTCGGGTTGCGTGACCATTCCGGATCACCTCAAGGTACTCTCCTTAACTCAAGATGGTAAAGACTTAGGCTATCAAGGATTAATCGGCGACTTGTATCGGTATTTACAAGCCATCAATTCTGTAAACGAGTAG
- a CDS encoding DUF1831 domain-containing protein, with amino-acid sequence MAFATSVTLKNCDYTYSISPAIKKYTLRDNTFEQTHVGNYQLTRMLEEIPNSNQGFLLKIIINKDLTGFKINITDKSGLHLVDIFKAGGNAVIQEKFYFLMDSLVDRDIFTKESQKS; translated from the coding sequence ATGGCTTTTGCAACATCTGTAACGCTAAAAAATTGTGACTATACCTACTCTATCAGTCCAGCAATTAAAAAATACACTTTGCGCGACAACACGTTTGAACAAACTCATGTCGGTAACTATCAATTGACCCGCATGTTGGAAGAAATTCCAAATTCCAACCAAGGATTCCTCCTCAAAATTATTATCAATAAAGACTTGACTGGTTTTAAAATCAACATAACAGATAAGTCAGGTTTACACTTGGTAGATATTTTTAAGGCCGGCGGAAATGCGGTTATTCAAGAGAAATTTTATTTCCTCATGGATAGTTTAGTTGACCGCGATATTTTCACAAAAGAAAGCCAAAAATCATGA
- a CDS encoding cysteine desulfurase family protein: MIYLDHAATTSLSDAALQTFMDISKEYYGNPSSIHWAGRKANAILRQARTDIAQILATRPESIIFTSGGSEADTLAIQGYALAHQHKGKHLITTAIEHHAVLHTMEYLTERFGFEVTYIEPVNQVISAQQIKEALRPDTILVSVMYANNETGLLLPIREIGEIITNHQAVFHVDAVQAIGKVPISPEELHIDFLSAAAHKFHGPKGVGFLYSRIPNFDSLIHGGRQEDQHRAGTENLAGIAAMASALKEQTTQLDQHFQTVTDLKNYLLENLKPIDHYLNETDPSLPYVVNIGFPNQLNEQLLMRLDLAGIAVSSGSACTAGVIQNSHVLEALYGQDSHRLKESIRISFSPENTKEELDFLVQQLHQIIGGTH, encoded by the coding sequence TTGATTTATTTAGACCATGCAGCAACCACATCACTGTCTGATGCTGCCCTTCAAACCTTTATGGATATTTCAAAAGAATACTATGGCAATCCCTCTAGTATTCACTGGGCAGGCAGAAAGGCAAATGCTATTTTACGCCAAGCTAGGACAGACATTGCTCAGATTCTTGCAACTAGGCCAGAATCGATTATCTTTACTTCAGGCGGATCAGAGGCAGATACCCTAGCCATTCAGGGCTATGCTCTTGCTCATCAACATAAGGGCAAACACTTGATAACAACTGCTATTGAACATCACGCTGTTCTCCATACAATGGAGTATTTAACAGAACGATTCGGGTTTGAAGTGACTTATATTGAGCCTGTCAATCAAGTGATTTCTGCTCAGCAGATTAAGGAAGCCTTGCGTCCAGACACCATTTTGGTCAGTGTCATGTATGCTAATAATGAAACTGGACTGCTACTTCCTATTCGAGAAATTGGAGAAATTATCACAAATCACCAGGCTGTTTTTCATGTGGATGCTGTCCAAGCGATTGGAAAAGTACCTATCTCACCTGAAGAACTACACATTGATTTCCTCTCTGCTGCTGCTCACAAGTTTCATGGTCCAAAAGGTGTCGGTTTCCTCTACAGCCGGATTCCCAACTTTGATTCACTCATCCACGGAGGACGGCAAGAAGACCAACACCGAGCAGGGACAGAAAATCTTGCAGGAATTGCTGCTATGGCAAGCGCTTTAAAAGAACAGACTACACAACTAGATCAGCATTTCCAGACCGTGACTGATTTAAAGAACTATTTATTAGAGAACTTGAAACCCATTGACCACTATCTCAATGAAACAGATCCTAGTTTGCCTTATGTGGTTAATATTGGCTTTCCTAATCAGCTCAACGAACAGCTTCTCATGCGACTAGACCTCGCAGGAATTGCTGTTTCAAGCGGTTCTGCTTGTACAGCAGGTGTCATTCAAAATAGTCATGTCCTTGAAGCCCTATATGGTCAAGATTCGCATCGACTAAAAGAATCCATTCGGATTAGCTTTTCACCTGAAAATACCAAGGAGGAACTTGACTTCCTCGTACAACAATTACATCAAATCATCGGAGGCACTCACTAA
- a CDS encoding ribose-phosphate diphosphokinase: MVQPYGDKQIKLFSLNSNRAIAEKIAEASGIPLGKMTTRQFSDGEIQVNIEESVRGVDVYIIQSTSYPVNNHLWELLIMVDACKRASAHSVTVVMPYFGYARQDRTAAPREPITAKLVANMLVKAGVDRVLSLDLHAVQVQGFFDIPVDNLFTVPLFAEHYMEKGLCGEDVVIVSPKNSGIKRARSLAEYLNSPIAIIDYAQDDADRSEGYIIGDVAGKTAILIDDILNTGRTFSEAARIVQEGGATEIYAVASHGLFAGTAAELLDQAPIKEVLVTDSVASKEQLPKNIAFITASGLIADAIIRIHERRPVSPLFNFTNPNKDN; the protein is encoded by the coding sequence ATGGTTCAACCTTATGGTGATAAACAAATTAAACTGTTTTCTTTGAATTCCAACCGTGCAATTGCTGAAAAAATTGCCGAAGCCTCCGGAATTCCACTTGGGAAAATGACAACTCGCCAATTCTCCGACGGAGAAATCCAAGTCAACATTGAAGAAAGTGTACGTGGAGTTGATGTCTACATCATCCAATCAACTAGCTATCCTGTCAACAATCACCTTTGGGAGTTGTTGATTATGGTGGACGCATGTAAACGTGCCAGTGCACATTCTGTCACAGTTGTGATGCCTTATTTTGGCTATGCTCGTCAGGACCGTACAGCTGCTCCTCGCGAACCAATTACTGCAAAACTCGTTGCCAATATGCTCGTCAAAGCAGGTGTTGATCGTGTACTTTCACTTGATTTGCATGCTGTTCAGGTACAAGGTTTCTTTGACATTCCAGTTGATAACCTCTTTACGGTGCCATTGTTTGCTGAGCATTATATGGAAAAAGGCTTGTGCGGTGAAGATGTCGTCATCGTCAGCCCTAAAAATTCTGGTATCAAACGTGCGCGTAGTCTAGCAGAATATCTCAATTCTCCGATTGCTATTATCGATTACGCTCAAGATGATGCGGATCGTTCAGAAGGCTATATTATCGGGGATGTCGCTGGCAAAACTGCTATTTTAATTGATGATATTTTAAATACTGGTCGTACATTCTCAGAAGCAGCTCGTATCGTCCAAGAAGGTGGGGCAACCGAAATTTATGCGGTTGCAAGTCATGGACTCTTTGCAGGAACGGCCGCTGAACTCTTAGATCAGGCACCGATTAAGGAAGTTCTTGTGACAGACTCCGTAGCCAGCAAAGAACAATTACCAAAAAATATTGCTTTTATCACCGCTAGTGGCTTGATTGCTGACGCAATCATCCGTATTCACGAACGTCGCCCAGTCAGCCCACTCTTTAACTTTACCAATCCCAATAAAGATAACTAG
- a CDS encoding CYTH domain-containing protein, producing MKKNHLEIEYKTLLTKTEFERLLADFSDVTPVIQTNYYIDTPDFSLRKHRHSLRIRTLEDRAELTLKIPQDIGNQEYNQDLTLEQAQIILQKVELPEGDILRLIRQTKTALEALTVWGQLTTKRYEKETTVGLMALDENSYQDQKDYELEVEVQDAEQGKRDFEDYLKQHHISFKYASSKVARTAATINRTS from the coding sequence ATGAAAAAAAATCATTTAGAAATTGAATACAAGACTTTGCTGACTAAGACAGAATTTGAACGTCTGTTAGCAGATTTTTCCGATGTAACGCCAGTTATCCAGACCAATTATTACATTGATACGCCAGATTTTAGCCTAAGAAAACACCGTCACTCCTTACGTATCCGCACCTTAGAAGACCGAGCGGAGTTGACCTTAAAAATCCCACAGGACATCGGCAATCAAGAATACAATCAAGACTTGACGTTGGAGCAAGCACAAATCATTCTCCAAAAGGTAGAGCTGCCAGAGGGCGATATTTTAAGACTGATTCGACAGACCAAAACAGCCCTTGAAGCCTTGACTGTTTGGGGACAGTTGACCACAAAACGCTATGAAAAAGAGACAACAGTCGGTCTGATGGCTCTCGATGAAAACAGCTATCAAGACCAGAAAGACTATGAGCTAGAAGTCGAGGTCCAAGATGCCGAACAAGGGAAACGAGACTTTGAAGACTATCTGAAACAGCACCACATTTCCTTTAAATATGCCAGCAGCAAGGTTGCCCGAACCGCTGCTACTATAAACAGAACATCCTAA
- a CDS encoding GTP pyrophosphokinase, with the protein MEMNWEEFLDPYIQAVGELKIKLRGVRKQYRKANRHSPIEFVTGRVKPIESIKEKMALRHIQLENLAQDMQDIAGVRVMVQFVDDVEEVLEILRKRKDMQIVHERDYINNMKSSGYRSYHVVIEYPVDTINGNETVLAEIQIRTLSMNFWATIEHSLNYKYKGNFPEEIRQRLEITAKIAYQLDEEMRKIRDDIQEAQALFDPAHRKLNDGVGNSDDTDEEYR; encoded by the coding sequence ATGGAAATGAATTGGGAAGAGTTCCTAGACCCCTATATTCAAGCGGTTGGGGAATTAAAAATCAAACTGCGTGGCGTCCGTAAACAATATCGAAAAGCAAATAGGCATTCGCCGATTGAGTTTGTGACAGGCCGTGTTAAACCGATTGAATCGATTAAGGAAAAAATGGCGCTGCGGCATATTCAACTAGAAAATCTAGCTCAGGATATGCAGGATATAGCAGGAGTTCGGGTCATGGTGCAATTTGTCGATGACGTGGAAGAAGTACTTGAAATCCTTAGAAAACGAAAAGATATGCAGATTGTTCATGAACGGGATTATATCAATAATATGAAATCGTCAGGCTATCGTTCCTACCACGTGGTGATTGAGTATCCAGTTGATACGATAAATGGAAATGAAACGGTACTGGCTGAGATTCAAATTCGCACCTTGTCCATGAATTTTTGGGCAACGATTGAACATTCCTTAAATTACAAATATAAGGGGAATTTTCCAGAAGAAATTAGGCAACGCTTGGAAATTACAGCCAAGATTGCTTATCAATTAGATGAGGAGATGCGCAAAATCCGAGACGATATTCAAGAAGCTCAGGCTTTGTTTGACCCAGCTCACCGCAAGTTGAATGACGGAGTAGGAAATAGCGACGATACAGATGAAGAATACAGATAG